From a single Halodesulfovibrio marinisediminis DSM 17456 genomic region:
- a CDS encoding CinA family protein: MHIPELSTKIIELGEILRQNKYMLGTAESCTGGLISMLLTDVSGSSSWFKGTIVSYANEVKENMLHVPHETLLKHGAVSEQTALAMVRGVQDVLQLETAISVTGIAGPSGGTKEKPVGTVWIGFAIGSQHFAQHHVFSGDRADVRYQTAMAAITTLLHELRR; this comes from the coding sequence ATGCATATTCCAGAACTATCCACAAAGATTATAGAACTCGGTGAGATCCTGCGCCAGAATAAATACATGCTCGGCACAGCTGAATCATGCACAGGCGGACTTATTTCTATGCTGCTTACCGACGTATCAGGTTCATCCAGTTGGTTTAAGGGAACCATCGTTTCCTACGCAAATGAAGTAAAAGAAAACATGCTGCATGTACCGCATGAAACCTTATTAAAGCATGGTGCTGTAAGCGAGCAGACAGCTCTTGCTATGGTGCGTGGAGTACAGGATGTTTTGCAGCTGGAAACAGCAATTTCTGTAACCGGCATTGCAGGCCCTTCCGGAGGAACGAAAGAGAAGCCGGTCGGAACAGTCTGGATTGGTTTTGCCATCGGTTCACAACATTTTGCTCAACACCATGTATTCAGTGGTGACAGAGCAGATGTACGTTATCAAACAGCTATGGCAGCGATTACCACCCTACTTCATGAGCTGAGGCGATAA